A stretch of the Vigna radiata var. radiata cultivar VC1973A chromosome 7, Vradiata_ver6, whole genome shotgun sequence genome encodes the following:
- the LOC106765397 gene encoding mitochondrial carnitine/acylcarnitine carrier-like protein: MGDVAKDLTAGTIGGAAQLICGHPFDTIKVKLQSQPVPLPGQLPKYSGAFDAVKQTIASEGPRGLYKGMGVPLATVAAFNAVLFSVRGQMETLVRSNPGVPLTVNQQVVCGAGAGVAVSILACPTELIKCRLQAQSALAGSETATVAVKYGGPMDVARHVLRSEGGIRGLFKGLVPTMAREIPGNAIMFGVYEALKRKFAGGTDTSGLSRGSLIVAGGLAGASFWFIVYPTDVIKSVIQVDDYRNPKFSGSFDAFRKIQASQGFKGLYKGFGPAMARSIPANAACFLAYEMTRSALA, encoded by the exons ATGGGAGATGTGGCTAAGGACCTTACAGCTGGAACTATTGGAGGGGCAGCACAGTTGATATGTGGACACCCCTTTGACACTATCAAGGTCAAGCTCCAAAGCCAGCCTGTACCACTCCCCGGTCAGCTTCCCAAGTATTCAGGTGCATTTGATGCTGTCAAGCAGACAATAGCATCAGAAGGGCCAAGGGGTTTATACAAAGGTATGGGTGTTCCTCTTGCTACAGTAGCAGCTTTCAATGCTGTCCTGTTTTCAGTGAGGGGACAGATGGAAACATTAGTGAGGTCCAATCCTGGTGTTCCCCTCACAGTGAATCAGCAAGTTGTTTGTGGAGCTGGAGCTGGAGTTGCTGTTTCCATTCTTGCATGCCCAACTGAATTGATCAAATGCAG GTTGCAAGCTCAAAGTGCGCTTGCCGGCTCTGAAACAGCTACTGTGGCTGTTAAGTATGGAGGGCCCATGGATGTGGCCAGGCATGTTCTCAGATCAGAAGGGGGAATAAGAGGTCTTTTCAAGGGCCTGGTTCCCACAATGGCTCGAGAGATACCAGGAAATGCTATAATGTTTGGTGTATACGAAGCATTGAAGCGAAAGTTTGCAGGAGGAACTGATACTTCTGGCCTAAGTAGAGGTTCTCTGATTGTTGCTGGAGGCTTGGCTGGAGCTTCTTTCTGGTTCATTGTTTACCCAACTGATGTTATTAAGAGTGTGATTCAAGTAGATGATTACAGAAACCCAAAATTTTCTGGATCATTTGATGCATTCAGGAAGATTCAAGCTTCACAGGGCTTCAAAGGCTTGTATAAGGGTTTTGGTCCTGCTATGGCCCGAAGTATTCCTGCAAATGCAGCATGCTTCTTGGCATATGAGATGACAAGATCAGCTCTGGCATGA
- the LOC106769114 gene encoding protein spt2, translated as MDYLELRKKLKESIRKQMKKEGSGSSASRLDATXRRKNKLPXDNYGSFFGPSQPVIAQRVIQESKSLLENQHLASKVPNPHHAKKSQSKAPSGGLKSSFHNPPPKVSEXQVKAQKLKNTRDYSFLLSDDTEPPAPSKAPSPQNMHIRNSEGRPAQVPARSKLPPISNGSKRARASHEEHNLGSXAGRLPPKSGSGYKTSSTSKPSMTSADSRKQLGNNGGNGPGRPVGSNGMSSKMSVGNPGNKSSTPGVKNPVNGMPKSLPLKPHPPGSRQXMEQKIPRQNVEHRIPRQGLEQRIPRQSMEQRIPKQSMEQRIPRQSMEQRIPRPSNEQRIPRQSMNQRNPRQSVDQRNPRXSVDQRNPRQTMEQRKDIRELNRPKMIPKQPVASSKPQISRPLKHNSTHTASXDHRPKPKVGRQPFDEEEDEMDXSNMIRSMFNYNPKKFVDDDDDDDMEAGFDEIMREERRSAQIARREDEEQLRLIEEEEERERRRRMAKLKKRKLGE; from the exons ATGGACTACCTTGAGTTGAGGAAGAAGCTGAAAGAATCAATTAGAAAGcagatgaagaaggaaggtaGTGGTAGTAGTGCATCGCGCCTGGATGCAACANACAGAAGGAAAAATAAGCTTCCTTNTGATAA TTACGGTTCCTTTTTTGGTCCATCTCAACCAGTTATTGCGCAGAGAGTTATCCAGGAGAGCAAGTCATTGCTGGAAAACCAGCATTTGGCATCTAAGGTTCCTAACCCACATCATGCT AAGAAAAGCCAGAGTAAAGCACCTAGTGGGGGATTGAAGTCTTCGTTTCATAATCCGCCACCCAAAGTCAGCGAG NTGCAAGTTAAAGCCCAGAAACTCAAGAATACTAGAGATTACTCATTTCTTTTATCTGATGATACGGAGCCTCCAGCACCTTCTAAAGCTCCCTCACCTCAGAATATGCATATACGAAATTCTG AGGGACGACCAGCTCAAGTTCCAGCACGGAGTAAACTGCCTCCAATAAGCAATGGTAGCAAGCGTGCTCGTGCAAGTCATGAGGAACATAACCTAGGTTCTGNGGCTGGCCGTTTGCCTCCTAAATCAGGATCTGGTTATAAGACTAGTTCAACCAGTAAACCTAGTATGACATCAGCTGATTCTAGAAAACAACTTGGCAACAACGGTGGTAATGGACCAGGACGGCCAGTTGGGTCAAATGGCATGTCTTCAAAGATGTCTGTTGGTAACCCTGGGAACAAGTCTTCAACACCTGGTGTAAAAAACCCTGTCAATGGCATGCCAAAATCACTCCCTTTAAAGCCTCATCCACCCGGTTCAAGACAGAGNATGGAGCAAAAAATTCCGAGGCAGAATGTTGAACACAGAATTCCTAGGCAGGGCTTGGAACAAAGAATTCCTAGGCAGAGCATGGAACAAAGAATTCCAAAGCAGAGCATGGAACAAAGAATTCCAAGGCAGAGCATGGAACAAAGAATTCCTAGGCCAAGTAATGAACAAAGAATTCCGAGACAGAGTATGAATCAAAGAAATCCAAGACAGAGTGTGGATCAAAGAAATCCAAGGNCGAGTGTGGATCAAAGAAATCCAAGGCAGACTATGGAACAAAGGAAAGACATACGAGAACTAAATAGACCTAAAATGATACCAAAACAACCTGTGGCATCATCAAAACCACAG ATAAGTAGGCCACTTAAACATAATTCAACGCATACTGCTTCNCNAGATCATCGTCCCAAGCCTAAGGTTGGGAGACAGCCCTTtgatgaggaggaggatgaaATGGATATNAGTAACATGATCAGATCAATGTTTAA CTACAACCCNAAGAAGTTTGTTGATgacgatgacgatgatgataTGGAGGCAGGCTTTGATGAAATCATGAGGGAAGAAAGGAGGAG TGCCCAAATTGCTAGAAGGGAGGATGAGGAGCAACTTAGATTAAttgaggaggaagaggaaagagagagaagaagacgAATGGCGAAGTTAAAGAAACGGAAGCTTGGTGAGTAG
- the LOC106766144 gene encoding uncharacterized protein LOC106766144 yields MESNEDQSLAELEEEIFKKFRAFMTGIAKIDELGIAGSRLLSGFQQAIEFIRRPPIDMNSKLVDKIIVANETKRVKAYINSGCRKLNESIQSLTNYENTWTPRSLTSLGLPLAENGYLESKKTLMTLQKNTRPVEIKVDDWVYLKIRSHRQISMSVRLHSKLAARYYGPFKVIQKIGEVAFKLQLPENARIHPVFHASQLKLAIGTQQVEKELPTDLQANGPTCWPSRVINSRVQLHEGNPREQVLIEWQGGGMENAKVSRLSKEILNELEGLLGDVTSAIQTTDGKLLAFSGLDFDVELIEQYSMVKQDYLMQEKIVSALDLKMSLEELESYCQMWSLRPFINDEIVHGAWEHIH; encoded by the exons ATGGAAAGCAATGAAGACCAATCACTTGCTGAATTGGaggaagaaatttttaaaaaattcagagCTTTCATGACAGG GATTGCAAAGATTGATGAGTTGGGAATTGCTGGAAGCAGGCTGCTGTCTGGATTTCAACAAGCGATTG AGTTTATCAGGAGACCTCCTATTGATATGAATTCCAAATTAGTGGACAAGATAATTGTAGCTAATGAAACTAAGAGAGTTAAAGCCTATATAAATTCTGGATGTAGGAAGCTCAACGAAAGCATCCAGAGTCTAACAAACT ATGAAAATACTTGGACTCCCCGTTCCTTAACTTCCTTAGGATTACCATTAGCTGAAAATGGGTATTTAGAGTCAAAGAAAACACTGATGACTTTGCAGAAAAATACAAGGCCTGTGGAAATCAAAGTGGACGATTGggtgtatttaaaaataaggtCGCACCGACAAATATCCATGTCGGTGAGACTACACTCAAAGTTGGCAGCAAGGTACTATGGCCCATTTAAAGTAATTCAAAAGATAGGGGAGGTGGCGTTTAAACTGCAATTACCAGAGAATGCTAGAATTCATCCGGTGTTCCACGCGTCACAACTGAAGCTGGCGATAGGAACGCAACAAGTGGAGAAAGAATTACCAACTGACTTGCAAGCAAATGGACCCACATGTTGGCCGAGCAGGGTGATCAATAGCAGGGTTCAGCTACATGAAGGGAACCCTCGAGAGCAAGTGCTAATCGAGTGGCAGGGAGGAGGAATGGAGAACGCAAAAGTTTCCCGACTtt CTAAGGAAATACTTAATGAACTTGAAGGTCTACTGGGGGATGTAACAAGTGCTATTCAGACTACAGATGGAAAATTATTAGCCTTCTCTGGTCTGGATTTTGATGTTGAATTAATTGAGCAA TATAGCATGGTCAAGCAAGACTATTTAATGCAG GAAAAGATTGTGTCTGCTTTAGATCTCAAGAtgtcattagaagaattagaaaGCTACTGCCAAATGTGGTCTTTGCGCCCCTTCATAAATGACGAGATCGTGCATGGAGCTTGGGAACATATTCATTGa